From Amycolatopsis sp. cg9, one genomic window encodes:
- a CDS encoding polysaccharide lyase family 7 protein gives MRVRALFVLLTVPALAAATALPAVAADPSVAPGGNFDLSVWQLQEPVGSPGKPTTISSSRLQGPNGFQDSYFYTDTRDGAMTFWAPEKGVTTPNSNYARSELREMNRDGSAANWSLSGSHKLSATLRVVSVTSNVCVGQVHLGTGGSSTKPLLELYYRASGDIVLGTENSPDGGQTPHTVGHVSLGKTWTYTIGISGGNTIDLTVNGSTTHYGIPSSFNAYKQYFKAGSYNQSSSDSTTKGARVAFYGLKVTQG, from the coding sequence ATGCGCGTGCGTGCCTTGTTCGTCCTGCTGACGGTCCCGGCACTGGCCGCGGCCACCGCGTTGCCCGCCGTGGCGGCGGATCCGTCCGTGGCCCCGGGCGGCAACTTCGACCTGTCGGTCTGGCAGCTCCAGGAACCGGTCGGCTCGCCGGGTAAGCCGACCACGATCTCGTCGTCCCGCCTGCAGGGGCCGAACGGCTTCCAGGACAGCTACTTCTACACCGACACCCGCGACGGCGCGATGACCTTCTGGGCGCCGGAAAAGGGCGTCACCACGCCGAACTCGAACTACGCGCGGTCGGAGCTGCGCGAGATGAACCGCGACGGCTCCGCGGCGAACTGGTCGCTGAGCGGGTCGCACAAGCTCAGCGCGACGCTGCGCGTGGTGTCGGTGACGTCGAACGTGTGCGTCGGCCAGGTGCACCTCGGCACCGGCGGGTCGTCCACGAAACCGCTGCTGGAGCTGTACTACCGCGCGAGCGGGGACATCGTGCTGGGCACGGAGAACTCACCCGACGGCGGGCAGACGCCGCACACCGTCGGCCACGTCTCGCTCGGCAAGACGTGGACCTACACGATCGGCATCTCCGGCGGCAACACCATCGACCTCACGGTCAACGGCAGCACCACGCACTACGGCATCCCGTCGTCGTTCAACGCGTACAAGCAGTACTTCAAGGCGGGCTCGTACAACCAGTCCTCTTCGGACAGCACGACGAAGGGCGCGCGGGTCGCGTTCTACGGCCTGAAGGTCACGCAAGGCTGA
- a CDS encoding LLM class flavin-dependent oxidoreductase: protein MKNIGFLSFGHWSPGAHSETRSAADFLHQSIDLAVAAEELGVDGAYFRVHHFARQAGSPFPLLSAIGARTSKIEIGTGVIDMRYENPLYMAEEAGAADLISGGRLQLGISRGSPEQVIDGWRYFGYAPAEGETDADMARRRTELFLEVLGGEGFAEPNPRPMFANPPGLLRIEPHSEGLRERIWWGSGSNATGVWAAKLGMNLQSSTLKDDETGEPLHVQQRKQIEAYRDAWKDAGHTREPRVSVSRSIFALTTDLDRAYFGRDRHSRDQVGMIDENTRAIFGRSYAAEPDELVRLLKEDEAVEAADTLLLTVPNQLGVDYNTHVLADILTHVAPELGWR, encoded by the coding sequence GTGAAGAACATCGGTTTCCTGTCGTTCGGCCACTGGTCGCCGGGCGCGCACTCCGAGACCCGGTCGGCCGCCGACTTCCTGCACCAGTCGATCGACCTCGCGGTCGCCGCCGAGGAGCTCGGCGTGGACGGCGCCTACTTCCGCGTGCACCACTTCGCGCGGCAGGCCGGCAGCCCGTTCCCGCTGCTCTCCGCGATCGGCGCGCGCACCTCGAAGATCGAGATCGGCACCGGCGTGATCGACATGCGCTACGAGAACCCGCTGTACATGGCCGAGGAGGCCGGCGCCGCCGACCTCATCTCGGGCGGCCGGCTCCAGCTCGGCATCAGCCGGGGATCCCCCGAGCAGGTCATCGACGGCTGGCGCTACTTCGGCTACGCCCCGGCCGAGGGCGAGACCGACGCCGACATGGCCCGGCGGCGCACGGAGCTGTTCCTCGAGGTGCTCGGCGGCGAGGGCTTCGCAGAGCCGAACCCGCGCCCGATGTTCGCCAACCCGCCCGGGCTGCTGCGCATCGAGCCGCACTCGGAAGGGCTGCGCGAGCGCATCTGGTGGGGGTCCGGTTCGAACGCGACCGGCGTCTGGGCCGCGAAGCTGGGCATGAACCTGCAGAGCTCGACGCTCAAGGACGACGAGACGGGCGAGCCGCTGCACGTCCAGCAGCGCAAGCAGATCGAGGCCTACCGCGACGCGTGGAAGGACGCCGGCCACACCCGCGAGCCGCGCGTGTCGGTCAGCCGCAGCATCTTCGCGCTGACCACCGACCTCGACCGCGCCTACTTCGGCCGCGACCGCCACTCGCGCGACCAGGTCGGCATGATCGACGAGAACACCCGCGCGATCTTCGGCCGTTCGTACGCCGCGGAGCCCGACGAACTGGTGCGGCTGCTCAAGGAGGACGAGGCGGTCGAGGCCGCGGACACCCTCCTGCTGACCGTCCCGAACCAGCTCGGCGTCGACTACAACACCCACGTGCTGGCGGACATCCTCACCCACGTGGCACCCGAGCTCGGCTGGCGCTGA
- a CDS encoding alpha/beta fold hydrolase: MAVSVLVVTTAPAAATTPDPLAPYLTQQVAWGGCPFAKRIEAQPAQCARITVPRDWAAPGSGTDLKVSISRADATGSRRGAILVNPGGPGGQGTSLPGVLAGLEPALNEHFDLVGMDPRGTGQEGGADAGFVCRVPTGRLPQADDLDARDRSAGSIAQHQLAPRAVAEACQSDAVAPYVTTWQTAHDMDLIRALLKDERLNYLGYSYGTWLGAKYASLFPDHAGKFVLDSSVNFEGRLQAAFEAFPKIDQRQFDDVYAPWLARRFPEQLGKTAAQVRAKWERLRAFFKREGLSPDLFDHVFVGNGSTRQWLAGALILTKGAEALDGTAAPPPAALKDDLDDVSRAVFGVPAAGLTATGVVRTLAAPEPDYADVPGTRLAVACADQPSRNSGWYKLLSDLQGPQYPLFGWAYGLSEPCGYWSELPRHELPKLPANAAKNVLVVQGEFDPQTGYEQAAAAARATGVPMVSVADSPFHGQYAVSGNSCVDDLVNGFYLGAARPAATICPGVPLPGDKAVFPVPGPAGEPEAAPEPAPRDGLSTARQRLQDTISAVNRGR, encoded by the coding sequence GTGGCCGTCTCGGTGCTGGTGGTGACGACGGCGCCCGCCGCCGCGACCACGCCCGATCCCCTCGCGCCGTACCTGACGCAGCAGGTGGCGTGGGGCGGCTGCCCGTTCGCCAAGCGGATCGAGGCGCAGCCCGCGCAGTGCGCGCGGATCACCGTCCCGCGGGACTGGGCGGCGCCCGGCTCGGGCACCGACCTCAAGGTGTCCATCAGCCGCGCCGACGCCACCGGCAGCCGGCGCGGGGCGATCCTGGTCAACCCCGGCGGGCCCGGTGGCCAGGGCACCTCCCTCCCCGGTGTGCTGGCCGGGCTGGAGCCGGCGCTGAACGAGCACTTCGACCTCGTCGGCATGGACCCGCGCGGCACCGGCCAGGAAGGCGGCGCCGACGCCGGCTTCGTCTGCCGGGTACCCACCGGGCGGCTGCCGCAGGCGGACGACCTCGACGCCCGCGACCGGTCGGCCGGCAGCATCGCGCAGCACCAGCTGGCGCCGCGGGCGGTGGCCGAGGCGTGCCAGAGCGACGCGGTCGCGCCCTACGTCACCACCTGGCAGACCGCGCACGACATGGACCTGATCCGCGCCCTGCTGAAGGACGAGCGGCTCAACTACCTCGGCTACTCCTACGGGACGTGGCTGGGCGCGAAGTACGCGTCGCTGTTCCCGGACCACGCGGGCAAGTTCGTGCTCGACTCCAGCGTGAACTTCGAAGGCCGGCTCCAGGCCGCGTTCGAAGCCTTCCCGAAGATCGACCAGCGCCAGTTCGACGACGTCTACGCGCCTTGGCTCGCCCGCCGCTTCCCCGAGCAACTCGGCAAGACCGCCGCGCAGGTCCGGGCGAAGTGGGAGCGGCTGCGCGCGTTCTTCAAGCGCGAGGGCCTCTCCCCGGACCTCTTCGACCACGTCTTCGTCGGCAACGGCAGCACCCGCCAGTGGCTGGCCGGCGCGCTGATCCTCACCAAGGGCGCCGAAGCGCTCGACGGCACCGCCGCCCCGCCGCCCGCGGCCCTGAAAGACGACCTCGACGACGTCTCGCGCGCGGTGTTCGGCGTCCCGGCCGCCGGGCTGACCGCCACGGGCGTGGTGCGGACGCTCGCGGCACCCGAGCCGGACTACGCCGACGTCCCCGGCACCCGGCTGGCGGTGGCGTGCGCCGACCAGCCGTCGCGGAATTCGGGCTGGTACAAGCTGCTCAGCGACCTGCAGGGCCCGCAGTACCCGCTCTTCGGCTGGGCGTACGGTCTCAGCGAGCCGTGCGGCTACTGGTCCGAGCTCCCCCGGCACGAGCTGCCGAAGCTGCCGGCGAACGCCGCGAAGAACGTGCTGGTCGTGCAGGGCGAATTCGACCCGCAGACCGGCTACGAACAGGCCGCGGCGGCGGCGCGGGCGACCGGTGTCCCGATGGTCTCGGTGGCGGATTCGCCGTTCCACGGCCAGTACGCGGTGAGCGGCAATTCCTGTGTGGACGATCTGGTGAACGGGTTCTACCTCGGCGCCGCCCGCCCCGCGGCGACCATCTGCCCCGGCGTCCCGCTGCCCGGGGACAAGGCGGTCTTCCCGGTCCCGGGTCCGGCGGGCGAACCGGAAGCGGCCCCGGAACCGGCGCCGCGCGACGGCCTTTCGACCGCGCGGCAACGACTCCAGGACACCATCAGCGCGGTCAACCGCGGGCGCTGA